Proteins from a genomic interval of Plasmodium reichenowi strain SY57 chromosome 11, whole genome shotgun sequence:
- a CDS encoding hypothetical protein (conserved Plasmodium protein, unknown function) — MPEFYENDEDVLQMIQHIKKITKESKRKYELDIDTLVEDTKTNLINNVNEEKDNMKQEIDEKIKKFKQEITKHEKNIKEKNKLYQKLKRELANAVNNYKNKIKEFYLQTENFMKTYENEKKELDELEDKEWKDLNIQCIEILNNTKSNIYATKDETSEKLRKVLKSIL; from the exons atgccCGAATTTTATGAGAACGATGAAGATGTTCTACAAATGATCcaacatataaaaaaaataactaAAGAATctaaaagaaaatatgaacTTGATATAGATACTCTCGTTGAAGATACAAAAACTAACTTAATTAATAATGTGAATGAGGAGAAAGATAATATGAAACAAGAAATTGacgaaaaaataaaaaaattcaagCAGGAAATTACAAaacatgaaaaaaatattaaagagaaaaataaattgtatcaaaaattaaaacGTGAATTAGCTAATGCTGTAAacaattataaaaataaaatcaag GAGTTTTATTTACAAACTGAAAATTTTATGAAGACatatgaaaatgaaaaaaaagaactCGACGAATTAGAAGATAAAGAATGGAAAGACTTGAATATACAATGTATagaaattttaaataataccaagtcaaatatatatgctACTAAAGATGAAACTAGCGAAAAACTTAGAAAGGTATTAAAATCCattctttaa